From a single Schistosoma mansoni strain Puerto Rico chromosome 4, complete genome genomic region:
- a CDS encoding putative n6-DNA-methyltransferase: MSEPEFSEVYPPSEDSYLFLDALELDSGFLSELRPTLTLEVGSGSGVISAFLCSSILKPLFHICTDISLTACHASLRVLNVNVPSTSVTYDVINCSLATPLLSRLYQSVDLVMFNPPYVPTTSDEHKSASSTIVASWSGGRLGREVIDPFLSQAYNLLSPHGCIYLLLSRDNCPEEVHLMMTKLSNGRLHAKEILHRRVHNEFLTVFRYSC, translated from the exons ATGAGCGAACCAGAGTTTTCAGAAGTTTATCCACCATCTGAGGATTCCTACTTATTTTTGGATGCTTTGGAGTTGGATTCTGGGTTTTTGTCCGAATTGAGGCCCACTTTAACTCTTGAAGTTGGGAGTGGTAGTGGAGTTATCAGTGCATTCCTGTGCTCATCCATTTTGAAACCACTATTTCACATATGCACCGACATATCCCTTACT GCCTGTCACGCATCTCTACGTGTGCTAAACGTAAATGTTCCTAGTACATCGGTGACATATGATGTAATTAATTGTTCTTTAGCAACACCCCTCTTGTCTAGACTATATCAAAGTGTGGACTTAGTCATGTTTAATCCTCCCTATGTACCGACAACTTCAGACGAACACAAATCTGCTAGTTCAACTATAGTTGCCTCATGGTCTGGTGGGCGACTGGGAAGAGAA GTGATTGATCCATTCTTAAGTCAAGCTTACAATTTGCTCTCACCACATGGCTGCATTTACTTACTGTTATCGAGAGACAACTGTCCTGAAGAAGTACATCTTATGATGACAAAGTTGTCTAATGGAAGACTCCATGCAAAAGAAATTCTTCATAGACGAGTTCATAATGAATTTTTAACTGTTTTTCGCTATAGCTGttga